One part of the Lotus japonicus ecotype B-129 chromosome 2, LjGifu_v1.2 genome encodes these proteins:
- the LOC130740182 gene encoding uncharacterized protein LOC130740182, with product MCMKQSFFMLSLLIPGPKGPGNNIDTYLQPLVKELQELWENGLETFDAYKKESFQLHAALMWTINDFPAYANLSGWSTKGKYACPCCGFETSSQWLRNGRKFCYMSHRRWLTPNHKWRLNGKDFDGTQEFRDPPIRLDGTAQLRQLDEIEDECLGDQAQRWKKKSILFSLPYWKYNELRHNLDVMHIEKNVCDNIIGTLLNQEGKSKDNYKARADLVDMGIRSILHPQPSPNTNTMLLPRACYQMTTKEKDDFLSVLKNVKAPDECSSNISRCVQVQQRKIFGLKSYDCHVLMQELLPIALRGSLPDKVTSVLIDLCNFFKQICSKVLNVKFIEQLESQIAITLCQLETIFPPSFFTIMVHLVVHLAHEAKVGGPVQYRWMYPIERFLLTLKSFVRNKAYPEGSIAESFLANECLTFCSQYLSGVETRFSRPTRNDDEFDSTLDDGSFLHPMGRPLGRKRQQKFQLKKRKRVSRAKLEKKRVTTSSQICAF from the exons ATGTGTATGAAACAATCATTCTTCATGTTATCATTACTCATTCCTGGTCCTAAAGGTCCAGGAAATAACATTGATACTTATCTTCAACCATTGGTAAAAGAGCTTCAAGAGTTGTGGGAGAATGGACTTGAAACCTTTGATGCATACAAGAAAGAGTCATTCCAACTTCATGCTGCATTAATGTGGACTATTAATGACTTTCCAGCATATGCCAACCTATCTGGATGGAGTACTAAAGGAAAATATGCTTGTCCATGTTGTGGTTTTGAAACTTCCTCACAATGGTTACGCAATGGTAGAAAATTTTGCTACATGAGCCATCGTAGATGGTTGACACCTAATCACAAATGGAGGTTGAATGGTAAGGACTTTGATGGAACACAAGAGTTTAGGGATCCTCCTATTCGACTTGATGGGACTGCACAGTTAAGGCAACTAGATGAGATTGAAGATGAATGTTTAGGGGATCAGGCACAACGCTGGAAAAAGAAgagtattttattttctttgcctTATTGGAAATATAACGAATTGCGTCACAACCTTGATGTGATGCACATTGAAAAAAATGTGTGTGATAACATCATTGGTACATTGTTGAACCAAGAGGGGAAATCAAAAGATAATTATAAGGCACGAGCTGACCTTGTAGATATGGGCATAAGAAGTATTCTTCATCCTCAACCAAGCCCTAACACTAATACAATGCTTTTGCCTAGAGCTTGTTATCAAATGACTACCAAAGAAAAAGATGATTTTCTTAGTGTTCTCAAGAATGTAAAAGCTCCGGATGAATGCTCATCAAACATCTCACGGTGTGTGCAAGTGCAACAACGCAAGATATTTGGCTTAAAAAGTTATGATTGTCATGTTTTGATGCAAGAGCTTCTTCCAATAGCATTGAGAGGATCATTGCCAGATAAAGTTACCTCAGTTTTAATTGACTTGTGCAACTTCTTCAAacaaatttgttctaaagtgcTTAATGTGAAGTTTATAGAACAGTTGGAGTCTCAAATAGCTATCACATTATGTCAGCTTGAAACAATATTTCCTCCTTCCTTTTTTACTATAATGGTGCATTTGGTTGTTCATTTGGCTCATGAGGCTAAGGTTGGAGGACCTGTGCAATACCGATGGATGTATCCTATTGAAAG GTTCCTTCTCACCCTTAAGTCATTTGTACGTAACAAAGCATATCCAGAAGGATCTATTGCAGAAAGTTTTTTGGCCAATGAATGCCTGACCTTTTGTTCACAATATTTATCTGGGGTTGAAACAAGGTTTAGTAGACCCACTAGAAATGACGATGAATTTGACTCTACATTGGATGATGGAAGTTTTTTACATCCTATGGGGAGGCCGCTAGGACGGAAGAGACAACAAAAGTTTCAGTTAAAGAAACGAAAGAGAGTGAGTAGAGCTAAgcttgaaaaaaaaagagttacAACAAGCTCACAGATATGTGCTTTTTAA
- the LOC130740183 gene encoding uncharacterized protein LOC130740183, whose translation MGKKRKLNIGHRRPENSNQHGQPNENDGIESSTRNAEETQSNPGHGEEVMHGSLESNSIPSDIETEEIQAEKESKRVRGPTRMLDVWDMQVGDFIIVNLDKYGRTVGEEATTLTRFIGSVVRRPHFAPINYISWKKMPKENIDDMLEAIESKFEFVPPINDTIREMLKAELNEKWRQWKSDIKSLAYNPSKTEEEIASKLPDDRVEPSQYRDLVHHWFSESGQKTSEINRRNRAKFEDVHCMGTKSLPRLIDEKKKLGKGVSPKRKEIYIQTRTRKDGTIVNEKAARVIEELRNMMRLKHLNQLKTHKGIHLGMKTYSLKCKDLIKGGVSAAWARFQNVKKQRHPHLKMKSYVIE comes from the exons ATGggaaagaagagaaaattaaatattGGACATCGTAGACCGGAAAACTCAAATCAACATGGTCAACCAAATGAAAATGATGGGATAGAATCTTCCACAAGAAATGCTGAAGAAACCCAATCTAACCCAGGACATGGAGAAGAGGTCATGCATGGATCTTTGGAGTCTAACTCCATTCCTTCTGATATTGAAACTGAGGAAATACAAGCTGAGAAAG AGTCGAAACGAGTAAGAGGCCCAACAAGAATGTTAGATGTTTGGGATATGCAAGTTGGTGATTTTATAATAGTTAATTTAGACAAATATGGTCGAACCGTTGGTGAAGAAGCAACAACTCTTACTCGTTTCATAGGTAGTGTGGTTAGAAGACCTCATTTTGCTCCCATCAactacatttcttggaaaaagaTGCCAAAGGAGAACATAGATGACATGTTGGAAGCAATAGAG AGTAAATTTGAGTTTGTTCCTCCAATAAATGACACAATAAGAGAAATGTTGAAAGCGGAGTTGAATGAAAAGTGGAGGCAATGGAAGAGTGATATAAAGTCACTAGCATATAATCCTTCTAAAACAGAAGAAGAAATTGCATCCAAATTGCCTGATGATAGAGTTGAACCAAGTCAATATCGTGATTTAGTTCATCATTGGTTTTCAGAATCAGGACAA AAAACAAGTGAGATTAACCGAAGAAATCGTGCCAAGTTTGAAGATGTTCATTGTATGGGAACAAAAAGTCTTCCAAGATTGATTGACGAAAAG AAAAAATTGGGCAAAGGAGTGTCGCCTAAACGTAAAGAGATATACATTCAGACTCGAACTCGTAAAGATGGGACAATTGTCAATGAAAAAGCTGCAAGAGTAATT GAAGAACTAAGAAACATGATGAGGCTGAAACATCTCAATCaactcaaaacacacaaaggCATACATCTTGGAATGAAGACATATTCTCTAAAGTGCAAGGACTTGATAAAAGGGGGCGTATCCGCTGCATGGGCAAGATTCCAAAATGTAAAAAAACAAAGGCATCCTCATCTGAAAATGAAGAGCTACGTGATCGAATGA